The following proteins come from a genomic window of Terriglobales bacterium:
- a CDS encoding ABC transporter permease, producing the protein MKNTLQPKHSHETFPSAATTRGSWLRDCEQDLRYGLRTLRRSPGFSMVAVLTIALGIGSSTAVFTVINTFFLNSVPIPNPSTLVAVYAVPQNADSHANNPQPISFLDLQDYQEKNKAFTSLAGYSSPIPISFSEGKNPDRLFAELVTGNYFETLGMLPALGRFPSAQEDRAPGADPIMVIGYGMWQRRFGGDRSVIGRVIYVNERPFTIVGVAPPAFKGVNAIFGPDLWIPSMMAEDVLPAPSHDALRQRSKPLFTGIGRLRPGISMVQAGADLKAVAATLRSEYPDSDADR; encoded by the coding sequence ATGAAAAACACATTACAGCCAAAGCACAGCCATGAAACTTTCCCGAGCGCAGCTACTACTCGCGGTTCGTGGTTGCGCGACTGCGAACAGGATCTGCGCTACGGCCTACGCACCTTGCGCCGAAGTCCTGGCTTTTCCATGGTTGCGGTTCTGACCATTGCATTGGGGATCGGATCCAGCACGGCGGTGTTCACGGTGATCAACACGTTCTTTCTGAACTCCGTACCGATCCCCAATCCATCGACTTTGGTCGCGGTATATGCAGTGCCGCAAAACGCAGATTCTCATGCCAACAACCCACAACCGATCTCCTTTCTCGATCTCCAGGATTATCAGGAGAAGAACAAAGCTTTCACCAGCCTGGCCGGCTACAGCTCGCCAATTCCAATCAGCTTTTCCGAAGGCAAGAACCCCGATCGCCTGTTTGCCGAACTTGTGACCGGAAACTATTTCGAGACGCTGGGAATGCTTCCCGCTTTGGGACGATTTCCCAGCGCGCAGGAAGACCGCGCTCCCGGTGCCGATCCGATTATGGTGATCGGTTACGGAATGTGGCAGCGCCGATTCGGAGGTGATCGTTCGGTAATTGGTCGCGTGATCTATGTGAACGAAAGACCATTCACGATCGTCGGCGTCGCTCCGCCGGCTTTCAAGGGCGTCAATGCAATCTTTGGTCCGGATCTGTGGATCCCGAGCATGATGGCCGAGGATGTGCTCCCCGCACCGTCGCACGATGCGCTGCGCCAGCGTAGTAAGCCACTGTTCACGGGGATCGGGAGACTACGTCCCGGAATCTCGATGGTCCAAGCCGGCGCCGATCTGAAGGCCGTCGCGGCGACGTTGAGATCGGAATATCCGGACTCGGATGCCGATCG
- a CDS encoding Spy/CpxP family protein refolding chaperone: MKRNFYLVGAVLLIVAGAVGLAGAEFGIGQHGWGFHGPGRFPAAFIAHELNLTDAQKTQIRGIWNAERPRITPLLHELVNGCDQMSSANAKGDFDESTTRAIADKEATTVSQLFVERERLISTIYNDVLTPEQRVKADQLRARMHGHIEEFLSHLDQSND, translated from the coding sequence ATGAAAAGGAATTTCTATCTCGTTGGAGCGGTCCTGCTGATCGTCGCAGGAGCGGTCGGACTAGCCGGCGCGGAATTTGGAATCGGCCAGCATGGCTGGGGTTTTCACGGGCCCGGGCGATTTCCTGCCGCGTTCATCGCGCATGAACTCAACCTCACCGATGCCCAGAAGACCCAGATCAGAGGCATTTGGAATGCGGAGCGGCCCAGAATCACTCCGCTTCTGCACGAGCTTGTGAATGGCTGCGATCAGATGTCATCGGCGAATGCCAAGGGCGATTTTGATGAGTCCACGACTCGCGCGATTGCAGACAAAGAGGCGACGACAGTTTCGCAATTGTTCGTCGAACGGGAGCGCCTCATTTCAACCATCTACAACGACGTATTGACGCCCGAGCAACGCGTGAAGGCAGATCAGCTGCGTGCACGCATGCATGGACACATCGAGGAATTTCTCAGCCATCTGGATCAATCGAACGATTGA
- a CDS encoding response regulator transcription factor, whose translation MERILIVDDDVGLCEVLAERLASEGFSLEAVHEGIRGLERARSGEHALVILDLMLPGLTGLDVLRNLRPHSGIPVLILTARGEEVDRILGLEIGADDYLPKPFNPRELIARIRAVLRRTMPLEAATQRLSAGDISLDLPAREAWINERKLHLTSVEFSLLEAFLRRAGHVVTREQLTETVLGRKVVGPFDRVIDVHISNLRKKLGESPAGERIKAVRGAGYQFVPRAELGKK comes from the coding sequence ATGGAACGAATTCTCATCGTGGACGACGATGTCGGTCTCTGTGAGGTCCTCGCCGAACGCCTGGCATCCGAAGGATTTTCACTCGAAGCCGTACACGAGGGCATTCGCGGGCTGGAACGAGCGCGTTCGGGAGAGCACGCGCTGGTAATCCTGGATCTCATGCTTCCCGGACTTACTGGTCTGGATGTGCTCAGAAATCTGCGCCCGCACTCGGGCATTCCCGTGCTGATACTCACCGCGCGCGGGGAAGAGGTAGACCGCATTCTCGGACTTGAGATCGGCGCGGACGATTACCTGCCCAAGCCGTTCAATCCGCGCGAGCTGATTGCGCGCATTCGCGCGGTACTGCGCCGCACCATGCCGCTCGAGGCGGCGACGCAACGGCTGAGCGCAGGCGACATCTCGCTCGATCTGCCGGCACGAGAGGCATGGATCAACGAGCGCAAACTGCACCTCACCAGCGTCGAATTTTCCTTGCTGGAGGCCTTCTTGAGGCGAGCGGGGCACGTAGTCACGCGCGAGCAGCTAACCGAGACCGTTTTGGGACGCAAGGTCGTCGGACCCTTCGATCGCGTGATCGACGTCCACATCAGCAACCTGCGCAAGAAGCTTGGAGAGTCCCCGGCGGGAGAAAGAATTAAGGCAGTGCGCGGCGCCGGCTATCAGTTCGTGCCGCGGGCCGAACTGGGAAAGAAGTGA